A stretch of DNA from Carya illinoinensis cultivar Pawnee chromosome 12, C.illinoinensisPawnee_v1, whole genome shotgun sequence:
GGTGCCATgtgccttattaaaaaaatatatatatttaaaacaaaataggattaaaaaaaaggtaaacTTAAATTCCttctatcatttttatttttgtattttaaattttttttaataagccacTTGGCACCACATGAAAGTGACACGTTAATGGGACAACTCCAACTCTATACTTAGCGCGCATAGTAGCATTTCTAGTTTAATATTCAAGTCATTGACGTGTTATGTCATGCATCATGTAATCATCCTCTAGTAAAAGACAAGTTGACCATTGACCCGTCCGGTGCACTACCGTCCGACTTCCGTGCTAAGCTCAGATTTATTAGCCTCATAGGAGTTTTACCTCTCATCAGCTACTGATAATTGACGAATAAGAATACGCAATTAATATGTAGTACTATTCAACGTTCAAAGTCAACGGCGAGTTGCAAAACTTTCATGTACCAAAGAATGAAACACGACGAAACTTCTTGGACTACATTCTCTCGGAAACATGCATTCATTCTGCACCGTAATTcgaactatatatttatatatatatatatatatatatatatatatatatatatatatatttatatgtatactAAATGCAATCACGATCGATGTCGCAAGTTGCGACATTTGGCTTTCGACTGTTTTGCCTAGATTCATTGGAGAATTCTTCGACGGAACTCGAgccaaaatatatatgattgatGACAGGTTGAAGCAAATCTTGGAAGAGATCAATAGGAAAGGAAGAAATACAAAAACTGAGCTTTTGATCAGATATCGATTGTAATTAAGCTTAATTGTCGAATTAGCTAGCTACGTGCGAATTAATAGGATATGATGCAGGATGATTAAGTAGATTAAGTACCACATGATAACAACGAATTAACTCCGCATGACCTGATTAAGAATAGCTATTCTCATTTCCTCGCCACTTCGTGATACATGATCAGGAACTTGTACCACAAGGTCTTGAAGCATCAGCCCCTTCACGCTTGAGATGCTAGCATGATGAATTTGAAACTCAAGGTCTCTGACTGCATCCATCAATCTTGCATGTGGGTAGTTCAAGTCCGGGCATTGTACTCGGATCAAGGCTTCTGATCCAACAATTGTCACCTCCACGTCCATCGTAGTTGCAGTATAACTTGATGATGATAGCCTTTTCTTATCAACTGTGGAGGTAGTTATGCTTCGATTCATGTCATACATACCACTCAAATTACTAATCTTGGCCTTTCGGGATTGTGCCTTGAGTTTTGCCTCCAAGTCATCAATTTTGACCTTGAGCTCATTGATGCACACGACTGCATCAGCGAGTAAAGATGCCTTGTCCAACTTTGAAACATTGGGAACCACCGAACGGAGCTCGTAGAACCGATGGTTAAGCTTCTTTCGGCGCTTCCTCTCTGCTTCCAAGTTGTTGACCAAGCAATCTCGCCTATTCGTTTGCGTTCTCCCTTTCTTCTTCGGCCGAATGTTCTCAGTACTTTCAGAGGCAAAATCACCTCTAGAATCAGAAGGCCCTGAGTAAGATGATGAACGGCCAAGACCAGCTGCCCCTTCATCTTTAAATATTGCATAAACTTCTGGTTGCTTGATCTCTTGCAAGGTGCACGCCTTTTGAGCTTGTAAAAACATTCCGATATCTAGAAAAGGAAAATCCGGGCGCTTGGCAACTGGTGGCTGACCCCGATGGCTTCCCAGCTGCCTTGGCTCCTCACGAGAATTAGCATTTCCAACACCGAAAAGGGACTTTACTTGTTGCACCAAACCACAGTATTCTTCTTGAACTGAATCGGAAGAACCAAGTTCAACCACCCCacttgaggttgcaacacaaaCTAAAGTCTGGATCCCATGCATACGAGCTTCTCTAACTCTCTCGTTCTCATGGAATTGAAGCTCTTGATCACCTGACAACCAAATGTATGCCCCGCTGCTATATGCGCGGCCAAGAACGCCACCATCGCGTACAGAAAATGATCGTGTAAACGAGACGGCGTAAAACCATTCGGATTCGGTGACATCATCCATTGCTACTTTGTCTATGTCCAAGTCCTGATCGGCAAAAAGAACTTTCGGTCCTTCGCTCACGTTGAGTTTTTCCGAACTGAACCCATTTTTGTGTTGGTCATGATCATTGCTCGCTTTGGACAGAAAGCTCCTGGTGCCACGAAAATGACCACCACCCCATGATAGAACAGCATGGCCATTATTGTCTGTGGACTTTTGCCAGAAGATGGAGTAGACCCACCACTCAGGCCGGCTTTGAACTATGAACTGTAGAAGTTGCTCAATCGTTGGTGAGGTCTCATGACAAACGGGAACAAGCGGAGTAGAAGAAGGGGAACACATAATTATCTCATCCATTTGCTTCTCTTGCATGCCCTTGCTGTTGATCTCTTTTTAACTTAGCGTCTTTGATTAAGCTGTGATAATTAGAATGAATGAAAAGTAGCAAATAGGGAGAGAAATATCAGCAAAGAAGGAAATGAGCGATGATGCTATAAATAGTTTTCCTGTTAgcttagaaaataataaataaataaataaattcttgtTGGCCAAAGGAATTTTGGATAAGGTTTCGTACGCAATACGACTGCATAGCCCGCAAATggttggaaaaagaaaaaagagttttgttaacTGTAAAGAAAgttgtttaaaatttaaattaatattatttttaataaaatttattttttaattaattacattaaattaagatatatttaatatgtagttatacttgtaattaaatttttttttaaataattgtatcaattattcttttaaaaaaaaaacaatgttggatagatatcaaatttttttaaataaaaagaaaaaaagaaaagacaataGTACATTTTAAATttgcaaaaattattttctaagtgTAATAAAATTCggagtttttcttttcactacTTGGAGTATATCAGAATTTTGAGAATAATAgttaaatagtttaaattaaaatgttttattaggtTTCAAGAGATGtagaagaaaaagttgaatataaatattaaaaaattaaaaaattcttttgactttaatttttctatttatttattttggagtttaaaaactttgtattgatttttgtgttttatttacaaatttgtaaaagttgtaatgatcattaggtaatgattagataaaaattttaaaaatttaaaattaaaaagtattttgtatttaaataatatttaaaaataaaatcgtaAAAATCtctaaaaagttttaaaaatttctcatttcattttattatccaAACGGACCTAGTTCTCATAAGAAACACGAAACCAATGTTTGGAAGAGTGCCTGAGCACTTCTATAATTCTCATCAAGTAAAGGAAGATAATATAAAAACAACTATgctataatttaataataattgggtattaaaaaattaaaaagttttaatttaCGTTGACCTAGTGTACTTTTGACCAAATTTTTGAGTTAAGGTGAaaactttttaaatatgaagttatATTTGAGTTGTAATATGGTTGTTATTCTATCATGTTTTGTCCTAAAGTAAAACATTTTCGGTATTGATTTAAGGTACGATGATGCCGGCCATCTAGGAAGGGAGAGCTTTaggtatattatataataaaaataatttggaaAAGACGAAACCCTTTAAAAAGCCAAACTACGGAACCCTCTAAAAagacaaactctctctctctctctctctctctctctcaaagcctCCAGATGTGATTTTTACCGAATGAAGAGGAGAAGGCCTTCTCCTCCCtcccattttctcttttttctatttactcatttttttattaagatagtcatttatttttgtttattttgttttcttcaaagCTAAAAAAGaccaatatataatttttcaacaaCGCTCGATAGACACAGCACAAGAAGACTCACAGGCAGCAAATCATTCGAAGGATAGTAGcagttttgtaaaaattattatgcGTGGTCCTCACATATCATTCACAAATGCACGTGACCGTCACATGCCACCCCTTCCAGCAGCTCATCTGGTCACATGCACTGAATCACCAAAATCGCCACTATCAAATCTTTCATATCTAATTTTTGTAGCTGAAAAGAGACAAACGTGTTATCTTCAATTAAGTACTGGTACTAATTCTGAAGTCTACTAGAGTTGATCTAAATTTTAATCCATCCATTTTCACATCTATCTTACTACTttccttatttatttaaaaaaaaaagttttcatctcatggACTTTTATCTATAGAGGTTGAGTCATCTCTTTTTATGAAGGGTGAGATTGATTCTCTGTTTAAGCAGAGTGTTGTCTCTTGGATGTTTGTCTATAGAGAGTATCAGCACTTGTGAATATCAGActagtcacaaaaaaaaaataatgtactAGTGAAGTTCCAAATGCACTAATTAGTTTATGAGATAATGGTTGATATGAGGATATCTTTGCACGTATCCGATCatggatataattttttttaataaatgaataatgacatttttctttaaaaaaagaagtgaaagctTTGTACAAACTTTGTGAAAAATAGAGACTTACTATTAAAATTTGATCtttttaatagttatatatatttatatatatatatatatatatatatatattatgagtaGTGCTATGCTATTTAAAGGACTTTACACAAGACACAATTTATAAGGTATAATtcgatttataagatttaaattttaaaatttatcttctaaatcaaattatatcacttggatcatatataatatagtgtaaaGGCcttcaatataattattattatttttttataagaataatatCACGTGGATGAGATTATTTTTCACGCCATGTCGCACTCCCAGATTATGAATCAATCGGTTGAGCAGGTTGCCGGCCAAAAATTATTGTATTGACTTATGCCATATAACCTTTTATATATGAACTAATTCATGTGGTACTAAAAGGGTAATCGATTTCTCATTAATGCACCACTTGATCAAGACCGGCAAATCAGGTGCAAACACGTTTCACAACTGCATGCACGTGATCATTGGATTTGGAACCATGCGCGTATCGCGTGTATCATGTTGTCCCCgagaattcaaatttcaaaaggaTGACTGTGTACTATTAAAACACGCATCCATTTGCATGTGATCACTGATTACATATACATGAAGTGAAAAATGAATCTGTGTCGTCtcagcattttccttccattttgaCGATACTTGAATCGATCATGAAACCACTTtgctaaatatatatgaaaaattctattgatCAGCTGGCATAAACAAGCCTTCCATGCCGTTAATATGACAAGATTTAATGtataaagaaaaactttaaaacttaattAATCTCTTACAAATCAAGTCTTATCGTGTCAACGGCATAGAATATTTGTTTTACATACCAAATTATCAGTAGAAgaacttaatatatattttctgtagGATCAgtaggaagtttttttttttttttttttggcatcaagaaggccaattttttttaaaaatgccaAAATTTCAAGACCAGTCCAATAATTTTCTCAACTGGGAAATTGATTAATGCGTACTTAATTAGTTAATTTGGATGAATAATGAATAATGAGAGCATGCACACAAGAAATTGGGTTTGTTGTCTTACTATTCGAAAGTGTAAACATGATCCCTTGCTACCTTGACCTCCTTGTATAAGCCTAACAGCATATGATCTACAAGAAAGCATGCATATTGATGACCAATTACAAGAAGGATAATGACAGCAGACTTACTACCTCTTACtaattatttacttattttttatttttaggataAACATATCCAAGCACATGAGCTGGAAGTTAGGAACCGATGGTAGACTTTTCTGTCCTTGTTGCGTGCCAAAGGATTTCGAACGTGAAAAGTGCACTCATTTTTTCACCCCAAGGCGAATCGGGATAGGGATGACTGCTTTAATACTAAGTTGTCGATATGTACCAATATGTAGGGTTGCTGCcacttgtttctttttttctttttttgaagtaGCTGTCACTTGTTTCTGTCGGATAGATGTTGGATGCTACATGTCGTTCCTAAGTCAAGAATTTCGACCGACCGAGCATAAAATCATAATAACCACAAGATCAGTTATGCTGTTCATTATCCACAACCAtcgtatttaatttttttcgtaaattaattgaattcttctactcattatctatatatatttaataaaataaaaaaatatatagtatgtGGTATATATGCAGTgaggatgatgaataaaatttttctaatcataAACAAATATTACATCTCTAACAAATCAAACCCACAAATCAAGTCTCCACATATTGAACAAGGATAATACTATTAAGTCTCAAGATTTTATAATCCCCCCATTTTAATTGCTCgtgtcttttatatttttaataattaaagaagtgactacTAATaaatgtgtaatttttttaaatgtttaaaggtgattaaaaaagatttgaaagaaaaaaaaatgattcaatTACACTAGTAATAATTTTGAAAGAACAAATTCATGaggctaataaaaaaaatcatcctcAGAGGTGGAGGAATTATTGAACAGATGGTGTTGCGATGATCGATCTGTCATGAACAACGCAAACAGTCTGCGAGTGTTAATTATTATCAGTCATTTAATCAATATCAAAATGGAATTTTAGTTGTTTGAACGACATGAAGTACTAACGATCGAGAAAGTAACAAATGGTAAGAGTACGAGATGATTAAAGTTATGAACATTAGAGCCTCAGCTAGTCTTTAGGATTCAGGCCTTCGAGTGAGCTACATTCGGGCTCTGATCTTTAGGTCCACTCCCAATTGTGTTATGGGCCGCGTACAAGAGCCGCACAGGTGGGGGAAGGCCCGGAAGGTAATGGGTTCACATCTCTTACCGACTGCTTAAAAtgcagactccggatttgtttaAGCTGTGTTCAGTTGTTAAAAGTGAGTTCAATTTACTTCAAATTAATTatgataagatttattatttttttaaatttttataaaagaattaaattcatatgaatctatatatttaatatttgtatttaaatacaTCTCAATTATGAAACTCATAAAACACTattctttaaagaaaaatctaactAGTAACAAGCATAACTACgcattaatatgtgtatcaatttaatgtaattggtcaaaaagtaaattttattgaaaataatgttaatttaaattttgaatatgaatgaatcagtattgatatgcagattagtacgcgactttgcttaTACGTTTTGCAAAATTCATTCTTTACAGATCAAATCATCTCAGATGACCTCAAGACGCAAAATAGTCGGTTCAATTTCCCGAGAAAGGTATAGACAACAGCGCGCATACAACTAGAAATGCCCACAAAAAAGAAAGCCGCAGTTTATTCCATCTCGCTAACGTATTTTGAGTAACTGTGGTTTAGGTGGTGGATCATATAAGTCGTGCGTTGGAAAATTACAAAAGTTAAAATGAAAGGCAGTGTCAGCTCTAAAGAAAGTTAGTAACTTACCATATATCGAACATGAAAACCATTGAATAGCTGATTCTTAATTTGTCTATATATTGTGAGATTCTTTTGCCTACCTGGAAGGGGGTTTGGCTTGGGTCCTGAGGCGAAAATATAACTGAATACTTCCCGTTAGCCAAACCGACAAAGTGTAGTGTTTTTTTGAAgttctagagtttttttttttttttttttaaataataattccaCAACGTTGGTTCCGAGCAAAGAAATCTCAATATTGAATTCTCAACAACGTGGCACTGAATATTATTTATTCTAAACTAACAAACAGCAATATTATTCAtgaattttaaggaaaaaaaagtgtCGCTTAAATTGTTGTTGATCACCATAATGATCTGTTAGCCCATTTAaacagaatgttttttttttttttggaagtactatctttatttacaattttacttatataacaTGTGTCAACTATTGAAAATagtaaaaatcttaaaattcaaaatcaaataaaaaaaaatgataaaatgagatagtttaTAATATTGTTCATATGTGTagcactattttttttattgagtaaTTATAGATACGGAGTGTGTAAGTGTGGTATactctcattaaaaaaattatgaggttagccattaaaaataaaatttcttatatgaATAAAAGTTTTAGAGTATTCTATGTATAGTTATGGAGTGTGTAAACACCgtgcaatcactttgaaaaagagtggagtctacgattaaaaaattaatttttttttcatatgggttctgtattaattcacttttttcaaagagattgcGTGACGCTTggacaaccacgactgcaaatattatttctcaaagTTTTGTTTAcctttttcaaacaaaatatgtgaaacttaaatattttagaaagaGATTTAAAATTGCTGGAAGGCAAGGTCCatgaatataattaaatttgaattaaatttaaagtttcCAATTTCTTATTCTCTccattgttgttattattataattattatttagtaCTTTAACTAATAGATGATTCCAAAATCCAATAGTATTAAACTCCCGAATTCTTAACTTCTTAATTAGATAGACCATcagcataatttttttccttaaccAAACATTACACGACGGCGATTTGACTATAACAGGCAGTATCCAGTTATTTTGCCACAAGACCCAAGCCAGACCCCCTGGAAGGTTATGTGCAGAATGACTTCTCAAATTTGGAATTGATTAACACTTCAAGAAAAGTTCACAGCACAcgtacacacacacaaacactcACCAACATGATGAAATCAAACAACCTTGAATGTTTTTGAGCCAATTAATAGGTTTTATAGCAAGACAGGTCAACATGGAATGCATTCTGAAAATCTAATTTTCTCGAGATAGAGTGTCTTTACAGTAAGATTAAACAAGATATATACCATATACAGAAGTTGACTAATGAAATGAATGACATCTAAGACCCCATTTGAAAGTTGGATCTCATTTCAACctaattttaagttaagtttaacattcaaacattcaactctcaaattattaaaatcatcttaattcaaaacttatttacacatagaatccacaatcttttttaatttagcgTCTCTTTATACGCAAGacctacaatatttttttactttatataaatacatctaaacttatattctctttaaatttttttatctagacGAGTTAGGGAGACAGTACATCATGTGTTGGGAGGTGTAACACTGAGCTGACATCTTTTTGCTGTACTAGATTCCTAACAAGTAATTGAAATACTAAACAATGGGGGAATCCATGTTGTAACTGCTGATGTTGACCTAACTGCATTATGGTAAATGATTCAGAGGGAAAAGGAGTCAGGCCATTAAAGGCATTCAGCGTTTTCATATGCACTCAGCTTCAGAAATTGATGACCGAATGATGCACAACACTCCACCCAACACCACAAAGCACTAATTAAGAGAGTAGAGACCCATCACGGACGTTGTCTTCTAATTCGGTGAAGCTTCTCTCCTTCATCTTTCAAATCGCTTCATGatcttctctttccttttttatattTCCTTCTATACAAGAAAGAGCAAATTCATCATGAAAACCGCAAGAAAACACTTCTTCATGTAACCCATGCAGCTTACTCTTTATGATCAGCACCTCAGTTTTGGAGAGAAATATTACTGTTGCGAAGAGACGTCGAAGATTGTCATGACATTACATCCCGCCTTTCCGGCCTTCTGTCCCGCGTCCGATCTCGTTgaaatttgaacaaataattcTCGAAATTAACCATAAATACTTCAAACTTGAAATCCCAATGCAGTCTAGGAAGCATAAATGATGGACTTGATATAGGAAGACTTGTAGAATACTACGCAAAAGAAGGATTGCAGAATATATACAGGGCATTCAGAAAACCAGATTTTGCTGTCTTCTTGGTCGAAGAACATGATGAACAGCTAGCTAGTAGCTACCCGTTCACAACACTAGTTTTTATAACATATCTTCCTCCTCTCACAGATTGCAGAATGTGGGGTTTCATTTCtaagaagaaaaaccaaagaaaGAAGTTACTGTTCTGAACTGTAACTTGCTCATACATAGCCACATAGGACAAGACTAGAAGGTCCAAGTAAAATCAGATATCCAATCTATCACatcattctttttccttttcttctctaTTTTGTGTAAATATTACTACATGTCACCATTCGCGTTCTCATCGCTCTAAAATCTGATAAAACATCCTAGATAAAAGAAGTAGTGCAAATAATAGAGTGCTCTTGCAAATAACTAGTGGGTTGCTTCTCGAACACAACCTACTCGCACATCTGTCAGCCTTGTgaaattattctttttcctttcttgaaGCAATGGATGTGGTGTCAAATACACGCATTACAAAAGCTAATAACATCTTTGGATCGAAACttgcaaattaaaaaacatcGAGTTAAGTGATCAATGGAGTTAGTAACCTAAGCATACCTCTAAAAAACAGATCGAGTGCTTTTGCCGTCTCTTCATCCATGAAAAAAGCATCAAGTGACCAGACTCAGAGGTCcagacaaaagaaaagccaacaATCCACCCATCTCAGTATAACTTGCATAATAAAAGACAAAAGATCAAACCAGATCATATACCCACAGAATGATATTTCGAAAACCATGATAATAATACATCCAGTTTTACAAGCATGCATATTGATatcgattattattattataaccaTTATATATGAAAGtctatttgagaaaaaatttgCAAATTAACACAGTAAATGAGATCTGAACTTCTCTCGGCATGAACAGTACTGCACGAATCCATCGGAGGAAAACCCTAAGCAAAAGTACCGTTTGGTGTTGAGGCTAGGAATGGAAGTTCGAGAAGAAGCCAATTACGAAGTAGAACAGGAAAGGGCAGAAACGCACAGAGAAGATTCTTGCGAAGCCATCATGAAAGAACCAGCCCAATGATGAACCTGAGGGTTAGAAAGACTGACAGGGAAAAACACAAGCCTGCCTGATCCATgaaatttagagaaaaaaataaaagagtaatgatGATCCGTTCACTCTTCTTCGGTCAGAAAAAGGGGTGGAAAAAAGCAGTCAAAATCCATCATCATTACTCCAATCTGCTCTTGCCCAACGACCATAATTTCTCTAATTACAAAAAAACCATAGTAATATATATGTCtacataatgaaaaaaaaaaagtcccaaAAGCTGATAAGAATATACCAAACATGGGAGAAAATCACATGAAAAAGAGGTAAGAATGCTCACCAGTAGatcaagacaaaaaaaaatgaagaacaaactTAAGGAGATTGTGATTAGATTGAATGGAAGCAATAATTGGGGGGAATGAAGCCTGGTCCGACGTCATAAACTCATGATCAATGATATGAGCACCCCTGTCAACTGGGGATACCAAAGATCTAATTTGGCAAATTGGTGAAATTGAGATAATATCATAGATCTAGTTTGTGGCCTCGAGCCAGACAACATTCCCCTCAAAACAAAACGCttcctttatcttcatcttcgtcCTTACCCTCTATTTCACAGACTCAGGTATTCTAAGAAACTCTCAGGCTAGAGTATGGAGAGATAGAGCTGAGAGATACTGGAAGGGGACGAGATGGGTCTGTGTGATCACGATGGAATGAGATGGGTGAGTGAGAACTTAAGAAGGAAGAGATAGAGATAAAAAGGCCAGAAGAAGAGACGAGAGGTGAAAAGGACAAACGTAGTAATAAAAGTACGGTAAGCGCATTGTGCTTCAACTAgaaatttctcttttataatttGTAACTTTTAACTATTGgcagatataatatatatatatacaatctcatttatcataaaaattatatcttatatTATATGGGGTCATATTTTAACTGATTTCTACTAAATAATTATCTATAAAATTACctaaaatatatcaataaaaaataataattaaagttaATAAATATCGCATCATATTCATTATTGAAACAGATTCATGGGATCTAAAATAGTACACCTTTTAACTTTCCAAAAAGTTTACAATATTATCCATTATCTAGGTGGGTGGaacttgtattaatttttttaatttatcaatcATTTTAACGGtcacattttaattaaaatgatttaatGCAAATAAAGATTTAATTGGGGGTTTCCTTAAAATAACATACTTACTTGTCGGAGATTATATCTTCTCTAGAAtttgaattaatattattttgatttaatttttataattatcaaatcactatattgtgatattatcttaatttgattttcataataattaaaatacttacCTTATTTCATCtctgtaattatatatatagatctatgtattcaattataattaaaaaaaataacaaagataTAACCCTAAAAAACTCTCTCTTTTGCTCCCTCTTCTCCATCTTCaaattgtattatattatactttcTTCCCGTAGCTTTACCCTCGAGTATTTTTATTAGTTGTGAgtctattttattgaattttggttTGAGTACCGTTTGAAATCTCAGACCCATTTTTGACTTTTTAAGTTTAATCTTACAACTGATCTGTAACTCATTGTTAGCTCAATCTTTCAGCCTAACTCTTTATTGGCATTAACCCATTATCAACCCATTATTAGTCACAACTCAGATTTGATATTTTGACATGCACCGCTCATCGCTAACATCAATTTCTTTGTCTCATTGACGATCAAATTATCAATTTCAAAGTTtgagataatatcaaattatcaattcactttgatttgatttttatgaCTAATCAAacgtttaatttattttatctcaatgcaaattttttttttttttttataaataaaaatctataaCTTGCATTctgttataattaaaaatagcaaaaatatatcaatatctttccgttcctctctctcttctccgtcttcaatttttattatattatattttctatcatttaCGACCACATTTTTCCCTCTATTTGTTTTTTCAGTCTGTCTCAGTCACTTCTATCATTCACGATCTATCTAGTCGTTTCTGCTACATACTACATATGAAATTCAGCTCCTGATCTTTATCTCTCTCACGCGCATGAGTGGTTTTTAATTTTACCTCTACGGACACGTTCATCATGTAAAACCCATGTCGAGAGCGCCAGATAATCAATTAATTCATGACCTAATCACACCATCACGTATAATTTTGGCAGTAcgttttatccaaaataacccAAATATATATGATCTCAACAATTCCAAAAACCCTTATCATTTATGCAGTATGTTTTTATCCTAAATAATCCTAGCAGACGTGATGATCATTTTGCCATGTTAATGCTCATATTTGCCACAATTTTTTAGAACGTAATATGGTGGCTGgttattttgtcaaaaaaggagcCCGTAATTCGTGTATGGACCTTCGGGTTCATAGTTTTCTTCCTAGAAGACTAAAAGGTTTGCTATACCTTGACAAATGTTCTTGACCCTATGTGCAAATAAGATAAAGGAAGCAGGCCATATCATTTTCAGTACAAGGTAAGTTGTATACTTGTATTTCTTCTATTGTGAGACTAAGCAGACAAGAAAGCAAGCATTGTCGAGAGTAACCTAGCGTGTTTGGTTTTAGTAGATCAGTTACGCAGAAGATTTTTTCGTCTGATgtcatattaatttgttttttttttttttaatgtttactGTTTTTTTATGATTTGGGTAGTCCTTATTGGTTGTAATTAATTGGTAATAaggttattttattaaaaggtcttgtaaccataatttttctctaTCAAAT
This window harbors:
- the LOC122289362 gene encoding transcription factor MYC1-like; the protein is MDEIIMCSPSSTPLVPVCHETSPTIEQLLQFIVQSRPEWWVYSIFWQKSTDNNGHAVLSWGGGHFRGTRSFLSKASNDHDQHKNGFSSEKLNVSEGPKVLFADQDLDIDKVAMDDVTESEWFYAVSFTRSFSVRDGGVLGRAYSSGAYIWLSGDQELQFHENERVREARMHGIQTLVCVATSSGVVELGSSDSVQEEYCGLVQQVKSLFGVGNANSREEPRQLGSHRGQPPVAKRPDFPFLDIGMFLQAQKACTLQEIKQPEVYAIFKDEGAAGLGRSSSYSGPSDSRGDFASESTENIRPKKKGRTQTNRRDCLVNNLEAERKRRKKLNHRFYELRSVVPNVSKLDKASLLADAVVCINELKVKIDDLEAKLKAQSRKAKISNLSGMYDMNRSITTSTVDKKRLSSSSYTATTMDVEVTIVGSEALIRVQCPDLNYPHARLMDAVRDLEFQIHHASISSVKGLMLQDLVVQVPDHVSRSGEEMRIAILNQVMRS